From Plasmodium malariae genome assembly, chromosome: 8:
catatatacacgtatgcatgcacttgtacatatatatacctatatgCATGCACGTACTTGGGTGTACTAAGagggaacaaaaaaaaatggcatTATCAGCTATTTGTTTTTGGCTCCCTATTATGCTAAAGCAAATGCATGCTGCCTCACCCCCAGCATTTacatttacttaaaaaaatacaagtaGAATCCCATAGTCGATTAAGACCTCTTATTACCTACCCCTTAATAGGAGATTTACCTGAAATTGTTAAGCTTACTGTGAGGGTAAACAGCGGTAAAAATAGGAACGTGGTCAGTGCGCTTAATGTGCACAACTTGTAGAACTCTCACAATGTCTTGAATATAAAATGTGGACCCAATAGGAAGTATATGTTAATAAGTAAAACACAACAACCCTGACAAAGGGGAAATGGGGcacgaaaaaaatattgcagTACGACAACAACGGAATTAACAgtaagtgaaaaaaaaaaaaaaggtaaaaagaataagtataaaaagtaaaaaggagaatatgtacataatacatGTAATTTGTATCACTTAACATAAAAGCGCTAACGAAATGCGCACCGGAAATGGCAATTATGTCACAGATGAAGTTGTTTTGGGATAAGtaaaactttaaaaaaaaaaaaaaaaaaaaagaagcaccAAGTAGTTAGCAGTAAATAGTAAACAGTGAACAGTaaactataaataataaacaagaAACGGTAAACGGTAAACGGTaaactataaaatattaaatataaattgttaAGTGTTAATTGTTAAGTGTATACTAAAAAGTgcgaaaaaaaattctttaaaagaaaagaactGTGATGATCATATTCTGGTAGTTCACTATGGGTGAAACGACTgagcaaaatatattttttaaacacatttatgtgtatatgtatatatgcatgtatgtatgtgtacatgaaggcatacatacatacatacataaatacatgcCTTTCTGCTTATTTAAGCGAGTTATGGTTTGTAGGAAAATAAGTTGGTATATCCATATCTGCTCATGCATGATATGTACACAGGGTCTCACgtattttcccctttttttccttttttttttttttttttttgtttaacgGAAATTAACGAATGAAGCACAACTTTTccattttgtaaaaataggacataaaaaaaaaaaaaaaaaaaaaaagtataaaaattaatattgaaatattaagtggaaataaaattaaaatattgcttggaaataaatacatacgcAATAACTTCCTCTTTTGTTTGATAggggaataaaaaatttataaggATATTTCTAATGGCAGCGTGAAAGGGTACAACACGTTATATGAGCATAGGTATAcgtaatatatgtatgttcgtatgcatatatatattttaggcTTCACTTCTTTACCTTGCTCCAGATTTTACATGTtagtgtacatatataatacagaaaaaattacccaaaaaaaaaaaaaaaaaattgaaattatGTCGAACGAGTTTgctaaaaaattttagtttctaaaaagtaaaaaggtACATCCTCTTTATGCTTACCATGTAAGGCAAACAgttaagtaaaaaatgaaaaaagaaagttaatatataaaagatacaaaataaaacataaaagatacaaaataaaggataaaagatacaaaataaaagataaaaaatacaaaataaaagataaaaaaagcactgctttttaaatttaattattaacatgCTACACTGTTTAGcaaacttaaaaatataaataaaagagtaAATACATAGaagtaaaagaagaaaaaaaaagtaagaatAAAACATTGTACTATGTGAATTAtgttgaaaaataaaaactgcAACGTACAGAAACTACAATTCAAGTGTATAAacgatacatatatatatatatatatatatatatatatatatatacacatatatgtacacatgttCATGTATGAGTGAATAATAGGTTTCCATTTTAGAAACACAAAAATGCTGACAAAAATGcacaaaaaatgaacagttctgaatttttaatacatgtgaaagaaaataaaaataaaataaaatcgtAAAAAAGTTGCTcactgtatatatatatatgagtatatgtatatatatatgtatgtatatgtatatatgaattagcCTCGGaaggtataaaaaaatggaaggaTTTAGAACAgctgttttatttattattatatatctgtCTTTTTATTTGGCCCATTCAAAAATTGGTATGATCAAAATATATTGGTGGATATCGTGTGGGCTAATTTTAGTTAAATATCTCCCAGTactatgttatatatttgttctcATCGTActtatgcatacatatatatatatatatatatatgtagataaACTCTTGTGGGTGGATCATTTGCGAACTCTGTACATTTGATACTTTGATGCTGTAAATTTTATACTGCTCTTATCTAAACTTATTTTGTGTTATAATTTCATccccattttttttccttttagaCAATTTTGATGATATTATAATTGTTGAAGAGCCAGATGAATCAACAAATGGAGATGTGAACTCAGCAAAAAATTCGGAGGgtaaaaagaggaaaaagaaaaaggataaagaaaaaataaagaaaaaagaaaagaaacaGTCGAAATGCCTTCCATTATTTACTATACTGCCAACTGCAGAAACAACTAAAATAATTAGATataaacgtatatatatatatatgaatatgtatatatgtacccaTAGGAAGCTCTTAAAAATCAATGGGctataaaataaagacaTTTGTTTACACCTTCCTTATCCGTGTGcctcacttttttttttttttttttttattttcatttctaaCATGTGCAGCTAAAAACGAAGGTAGTAACCGGAACGAGGTGCATGGAAGTATATTGTACTCATGGGTaggagaaaatgaaaaattgttttacttaaaaatagtattatttatatgtgtattaatTGTAACCATTGTTAATGGTTTGATAGGGAAGAAAACGAATAGAATGATTGCTCTCTATTGGTTAAGGTCAtgtaaagatatatttttagaacAATTTGCAAAGTTAGGTAATGATAAATCctttttattagaaaaatctTATGATAATTATGATTTTTATTGTACTGGTAGAAAgaattgtaattattattttgttaacttaaatttatgtaaaaggCAATGTTTATGGAGgtactatattttaaattatataatcaaACAAAATGATACTATGAATATTGCTatcaattttgaaaaattggataaaaatattttatgtgtttataaaaaacatcagaaaaaaaatattgaatatcGTTTCCCGaacttaaataaatacacaaaattTTTGAGcaaaaaagagataaaacAAGTGTATGAAATTAAAGGTGATTCATCTGAAATTGTTGATTTAGTTTTAAGtggtaaaatattaaatttcttaaatacttacgataaatatataaattatttatgtattactGATATTCCATTATTTGATTGTGAAGATAAAacgaatgaaaaaaaagacgaAAATGTTAAAGTTGAAAAgcataaattttgttttttaaattttgttattcCAAAACATGTGGAGGATTTACGTTTATTAatcaatttttctatttacaTGATCGATGCATGTTACTGCATTGAGTTATCGGAAAGGGTTAGAGAtcatgttaaaaaaataagaagtaTTGTTGAAAAGGAGGATATACGAAAGAAACAAGAATTAAGAGaattacaagaaaaaaaaaaggcaaaaaaaatacaagaagaaaaggaaagaatTGACAAAATGTCCGCCGACCAACAAAGGAAGTATGAggaaaagaaacaaaaaaaaagtttgaaaaaaatgaagaaaattaaaattttaaaaatgtgatcatttgttttaatttcgCACCCCTCgctttgtaattttttacgtattCATGTCGGACTGTATTCATATTTCTGTAACTCCATTTTGCATCCCTATTTTGTAGCTCTATTTTGTAGCCCTATTTTGTATCCCTATTTTGTATCCCTATTTTGTAGCTCTATTTTGTAGCCCTATTTTGTAGCCCTATTTTGTAGCCCTATTTTGTAGCCCTATTTTGTAGTTCTATTTTGTAGCTCTATTTTGTAGCTCCATTTTGtaaccctttttttttacctacCCTATTTTGCTTGTGGTACCGCACAGAAGCGGGTACACATAATCCTATATACAAAGACGTGCATACACAATTGTGCATACGCAAATGTGGGCACGTAATAAACATGTGTATATTAGCATATTTACTTCTCTTCAAATTGTCTTTTATTCTTAACATCcctctttttaataattaatatttcctccttttgtttttataaaaactttttgaatttttttttttatctaatttATATGCGTAAAAGGAGATGTAACTACATGCGCGATTGATGTATTTTACGGTTGTGTGGTGCGTATATTCATGCAATTTcgttatattgttatttcaTTGTTTTGTTGTTTCGTtgttttgtaatattattttttttattatattattttttattacattattttttattacattattttttattaccttattttttattacattatttttttttactttatttttttttattgtttttttttctttttgataTATTGCACATGataaatactaaaaaaaattaattccttaatttataataagataaaatataagaaaaaaaaaaaaaaaaaaaagaaaagaaaagaaaagaaaaattaaaaaaaaaggtaattttaaaaacatgaTTTATGTGTCCACTTAATTTGGCCTTGAGCATTTTCGTCAACGCAGAAtaactatatatgtatgcactgTCAATTTGAggttatatattacaaaaattatgtgTTTCGGAGGTAAGACTCAtcaacatattttataatgtcGATGAAAGACTCGTCCAGTGAGCTCCTCCCTATCAAAAACCCATCCACAAAGGTGTTGTCAAGGAAATTCTAAAAGAGGACAAATATGAAGCTGTGGTatcgtatatataataaagcgAAGTAACGATGGGacacacacatacaaaagggataaaaaaaaaaaaataataaaataaaataaaaatatttgttgtaCTTCACTTATGAAAGAATACCTTCATATTGTATTTTGTTATGGATCCACCGTAAACTATCTGCATTTCCTCGCTTATTTGTGCGTTTACCTCTTCAGCaatgtttttctttatatctTGGAAAAGTGGacagaaaaaacaaattacgTAAAATGAAACGAAAtagagtaaaataaaataacatagtTGAATAAATGGACAAGGAGCGATGTAGCGAAATggagaaataataaatgggGGTATGATTACACATATGAGTTCGCATGTCACTGCATATtgttataactttttttatgtaacacATTTTCCCTCTAATCAATAAATTTGTTCATCTTATTAatcatttttcataatttaagCATACCCCAataacaattatttattacgTCAGATGATACAGGATTACCCGTTCCTACAGCGCAGCTGGGCTCCAAGGCgatgattatatttttcatttcgtcctttgaaattttctttttgataAACTTGAAAAGGGgtatatgcaaaaaaattaagtgaGCATGTGGACAAAGgagtaaacaaaaaattcaACAAATACCGTATTCGTTTTgtgaatatacatacatcTTATGTGTACTCGTGTACATATACTCGTGAACGCGGACAGGTAAACAATTAtgcttataaatataaatatatataaatataaatatatataaatataaatatatataaatataaatatatataaatataaatatatataaatataaatatatataaatataaacataaatataaatataaatataaacataaatataaatatatacatataagcgggcatgtatacatgcatatgcgtattttttttccccttttaaTGGGGCCTTACGGACAAAAGCTTCTTTATTTGCACGGAGTGGAAGCCAaacttttcatttatgtaaTCTTCACCAACACACAAAATCACTTTCAATTTTGAATTAATCGCATTGTATACTTTTAATACTGTTTGCTCAAGGGTCTCTCCGTTGTTTCCAAATCCTCTCTTTCTTTCACTGTGTCCTATTATAGTGTACCTACTTCCAAATTCATGTATTAATGTAGCTGTTGTTTCACCTGTATAAGCACCTAAACCGTTTACTAAACTTACGTCTTGtgaacatgtatatatttttgaattgtTTTCCTTAATCTTTTCAAGTAGGTaaggaataaataataaattaagagataaaattaaatctATTCTATtggaatatttaatttttgttaaaatatcaATTAATCTATAAGCTTGTTCTTTTAACAGATAACATTTCCAGTTAcctataataattttttttttatttttttttttttctctctcactattaatattattattaatatatgatacatatattttacttaacTGTTTGtggaaattattttttaaatttatgttatttaatttgttgTATGCATTTTGTGTAgtatattttctcttttttaataatagccttgatgaaataaaaaaaaaaaatttctttcttATATCAAGTGTGACAGGTAAATCCTTTCGTgaagaataattaaatttaatgaatttcAAATTTAGCAAATACACACATAACAAAGCAAGTATTTTTGCCATTTTAAAAGGAAGGAGAAAGATGTGTTAGTTAATGGTAAAGGACCGGGGTGGCGGGCATTTTGTGTGCTTATCTGTAGGAagcatatatgcatttaagTATGCACGTATGCAATAATGTACGTAGGTATGTAtgcattcatatatatacatgtatacgtatTAGAACCGCGGAAGACCAAAACAAAGCATTTTTCTTGTTATACGCGAAGCGTAAAACATTATGTTTGCAGGATAGTAAAATCAAATGATATGTAAAAacgatttaaaaaaaaaaaaaaaatggctcgaaaatatatgcacaaaAGTAATGCCAAATATCTACAAAGAGGTTCGCAAAAGGCATCTCAAAAATATGTGCAAAAATGGGGTACAAAAAAAGTAGGTGGTGGATGTATATTCAAAGTGTCTCCTATAATTAACGACTTACACTAGATTGtatcatttttacattagctgggtgaaataattttttttattttttataaaaaaacttaaCTCAGATATAACTCAACACAATCTAATAAAAACaagttaaataattatttgttcaatttattttatgtatgcCATCTCATAGTGAAGGAGAAAAGCACACATACGtgcgtatatacatacgtacatgtgtacatatatgcttacatgtgtacatatatgcttacatgtgtacatatatgcttaCATGCGTACATATGTGCTTACATACTCGATTACATACCGCATACACGATTACATACCAGTAgcttcatacatatatgcatatctcattacatacatacacagaATAATTAAAAGCTATCGAAACGGCTATGTTCATGTAGCATAAATACCTTAAGTAGGAACACTAATGCGttttaagtaatatatacTAGGTATAACTAAaacgtaaatatattttcaaaatgtaTACAAAATGTACGTACtacttacatttattattctatgtacaattataaattatactatttaatatagcataatataatatgtaaattttttttaacaaaaattattacaagtataaaaataaaaatgatttataaGGAGAATTTTGCTAGGTGTATTGCAATATTATATGAGGTTGTTATAttacttttgtttttctatAGTTCTTTAAATGTTCACAAAGGGGAAAGTATAGTTagtttttcatatttttatgaaagatccatataaaaatgtactcAAAAATAGCACAAGTTTTAGGATTTACCTAGGCACAACAAAGTGGGAAGGCCCTATCCTTTTAGGTTACATGGATGTATGAgtgcatatatgtgtgcggttatgtatgtatgtatgcacatgcatttatatttatgtgtgcTCAGGTACtcatttgaatatatatggaCATGACGCAATTCTTCACGCGCTTATGTTCAAAACAACATGATGTTCATGATTTTACGCAATTTTTAATGGTCTTATAAAGGCAGAACAATGTACACACAGTAAATGTTTTTATGAAATTCTATTTTCACAAATTAAAATTCGAATTAAagttttaagaaaaaaaaaaaaaaaaaaaaaaaaagacactTTTTctgtacattttatattcttatttttttgtattctcTAACACTTGACAAACCAAGCATGGCGTTCCTCTgttatagtaaaaaaaattatatatgtttctgGCCATTTCTTCTTACATAAAactcctattttttttcaaacttTTCACCTAAGGATAGGAATAGAACATATTAATGTTCCTCATCTTTTtcgtatttgtatatattactgctttatatttttgcaattttacGCATTTTGCTACAGCTCAGCTgggtattttctttttttttatttactagAGTGCTAATGCTTGCAATGTAactatatacacaaataaaataaaataaaataaaacatctTGTACGTAacaactcttttttttttcttttatttttacaaaattaaaaaaaaaaaaaaaaaaaaaaaaaaaaaaaagcacgtaaataaataagaaacataagaataacaaatatattcatacgtTAATTACGCAagtgtattttttaaagaaaagaaataaaataaataagcagTCTTTAatggtaaaaattaaaaatactgAACGAATGAATGTGTGAAGTGGACgtgacaaaaaaaagaaaatatgtaaacggattactaaaaaatctatttaatttatttatataataaggGGGGGggggaaaaacaaaaaaaaaaaaactcataaatgatgatattttattaatgttataaaatgTGTGTGCACATCTTATTCAATTTCTTCATAGTGtgttaattaaattataaaatgagtatttgtttcattcttttttactttcgTGAGGCTCCtttttattcgttttttattcttttcgttatttatttatatatttatatatatatttattaaataattcgttcattcatttattcattcattcataTTACTTTCATAGTTCGAACTCTCTGGTAAGTTTCTCGTTGCATTCTTTGCATTTTATGGTAATTGTTGCACAGAATTTATTATGTTCATGCTTTAAAATGTCTGTATTTACtgctttatttattattttttttttttcatggggcctaattttatcatttaacgATGTGAAAATTTCAAAATGATAATCAGTCATAGTAGGATCAACTGTACTGCGTTTATTTGAGTCATAAAAACTTTGAGTAGGTATTTCACTTTTTAATGAAGATCTTCTACTCCTTCTATATTCTTTCCTTGCATTTATTTCTTTGTCATTCATGTAGTTACTCTTGTATAGTTTAGTTAAGCTATCCCCATTATGATAATCCATCTTAAACCTCCAGTCACTAGCCACTACTTAGTAGTTACTTTGTACTAGTTACAATTAGTTAATTAGTGACTGTTGTTTATTTAGtagtttttttgtatttactgttgtgtattattaaatgttaattattattaaatgttaATCATTAAATGTTAATCATTAAATGTTAATCATTAAATGTTAATCATTAAATGTTAATCATTAAATGTTAATCATTAAATGTTAATCATTAAATGTTAATCATTAAATGTTAATCATTAAATGTTAATCATTAAATGTTAATCATTAAATGTTAATCATTAAatgttaattaataaattttaattgttaaattttaattgttaaattttatctattaatttatatctaataatttatatct
This genomic window contains:
- the PmUG01_08037200 gene encoding conserved protein, unknown function, with product MEGFRTAVLFIIIYLSFYLAHSKIDNFDDIIIVEEPDESTNGDVNSAKNSEAKNEGSNRNEVHGSILYSWVGENEKLFYLKIVLFICVLIVTIVNGLIGKKTNRMIALYWLRSCKDIFLEQFAKLGNDKSFLLEKSYDNYDFYCTGRKNCNYYFVNLNLCKRQCLWRYYILNYIIKQNDTMNIAINFEKLDKNILCVYKKHQKKNIEYRFPNLNKYTKFLSKKEIKQVYEIKGDSSEIVDLVLSGKILNFLNTYDKYINYLCITDIPLFDCEDKTNEKKDENVKVEKHKFCFLNFVIPKHVEDLRLLINFSIYMIDACYCIELSERVRDHVKKIRSIVEKEDIRKKQELRELQEKKKAKKIQEEKERIDKMSADQQRKYEEKKQKKSLKKMKKIKILKM
- the PmUG01_08037300 gene encoding triosephosphate isomerase, putative; this encodes MAKILALLCVYLLNLKFIKFNYSSRKDLPVTLDIRKKFFFFISSRLLLKKRKYTTQNAYNKLNNINLKNNFHKQLSKIYVSYINNNINSEREKKKNKKKIIIGNWKCYLLKEQAYRLIDILTKIKYSNRIDLILSLNLLFIPYLLEKIKENNSKIYTCSQDVSLVNGLGAYTGETTATLIHEFGSRYTIIGHSERKRGFGNNGETLEQTVLKVYNAINSKLKVILCVGEDYINEKFGFHSVQIKKLLSFIKKKISKDEMKNIIIALEPSCAVGTGNPVSSDVINNCYWDIKKNIAEEVNAQISEEMQIVYGGSITKYNMKNFLDNTFVDGFLIGRSSLDESFIDIIKYVDESYLRNT
- the PmUG01_08037400 gene encoding trophozoite stage antigen, putative; this encodes MDYHNGDSLTKLYKSNYMNDKEINARKEYRRSRRSSLKSEIPTQSFYDSNKRSTVDPTMTDYHFEIFTSLNDKIRPHEKKKIINKAVNTDILKHEHNKFCATITIKCKECNEKLTREFEL